A genomic region of Aspergillus oryzae RIB40 DNA, chromosome 1 contains the following coding sequences:
- a CDS encoding uncharacterized protein (predicted protein) produces the protein MKFPKCMLRRSNYPGILTRTYNSPLYPSIRRIMSDAFPDVASRLERFQEAQESLYGDLRSIANPQDWTPPQQSGGHRGRYLWTDAFGVINFITLHLQTVHDVLGRTRDGQSRLPGATDDNPMGGGLRIGKIEEHGSDGDGQYHHYLTIWMFALNRLSLATGDPTYNRQAIALAKAIHPRFFIGRHLSRPRMVWKMSMDLSTALVASEGNLDPVDGFVTFRLLQAAAMQMGEGEVLANEIADYRKVMERKGKHFVTSDPLDLGMSLWTAHWFAEKEDWATQLSGECFEHIYELFEIDRYLDRSHKYRLAFREFGTCMGIKCMSEQSTEKESAVDLKVYADKILDSWNIYMQKSLATKMTPDDLRPITRVMYASALLPGAFARGYLGPEPMPSPER, from the exons ATGAAATTTCCCAAGTGCATGCTCAGAAGATCCAATTATCCAGGAATTTTAACCAGAACCTACAATAGTCCTCTATATCCCAGCATTCGTAGGATCATGTCAGATGCATTCCCGGATGTCGCCTCTCGCCTGGAGCGTTTCCAAGAAGCTCAGGAATCACTGTATGGCGACCTCCGCTCTATTGCGAACCCCCAAGATTGGACTCCACCCCAGCAGTCTGGAGGTCATCGCGGTCGATACCTCTGGACTGACGCTTTCGGTGTGATCAACTTCATCACCCTACACC TTCAAACAGTACATGACGTGCTGGGGCGCACGCGGGATGGCCAAAGTCGCCTTCCTGGCGCAACAGACGACAATCCGATGGGTGGTGGACTGCGTATTGGTAAGATAGAAGAACACGGCTCAGACGGTGATGGCCAATACCATCACTATCTAACCATATGGATGTTCGCCCTCAACCGGCTATCGCTGGCAACAGGTGACCCAACGTACAATCGGCAGGCGATAGCGTTGGCGAAAGCCATTCACCCTCGATTCTTCATCGGACGCCATTTGTCCCGGCCGCGGATGGTGTGGAAGATGTCGATGGATCTGTCCACAGCCCTGGTGGCTTCGGAGGGTAATCTGGACCCGGTCGATGGCTTTGTAACGTTCCGGTTGTTGCAGGCGGCAGCGATGCAGATGGGCGAGGGCGAAGTGCTGGCTAACGAGATTGCGGATTACAGGAAggtgatggagagaaaaggaaagcactTTGTGACGAGCGATCCGTTGGATCTGGGGATGAGCCTGTGGACAGCACATTGGTTCGCAGAGAAGGAGGATTGGGCAACACAATTGTCCGGTGAATGTTTTGAGCACATCT ATGAGCTTTTTGAGATTGACCGTTACCTCGATCGCAGCCACAAATATCGCCTGGCTTTTCGGGAATTCGGAACTTGCATGGGCATCAAATGCATGTCAGAGCAATCgaccgagaaagaaagcgcaGTCGATCTCAAGGTGTATGCTGACAAGATCCTGGACTCGTGGAATATATACATGCAAAAATCACTCGCAACCAAAATGACGCCGGATGATCTTCGCCCAATCACGCGGGTAATGTACGCATCGGCATTGCTACCAGGAG CTTTTGCTCGCGGGTACTTAGGGCCAGAACCTATGCCCAGCCCAGAGAGGTAA
- a CDS encoding putative inositol phospholipid biosynthesis protein Scs3 (inositol phospholipid synthesis protein, Scs3p), whose product MASPDKSPSTTIPRLYQPPTTALLVYPITLIIGSLFSVLSPTAQGTRDPPSDHPTPLAPSIAADVNLPQHPVNYFARKDNVFNVYFVKVGWLWVTAAFASLLFSQLPYTTTSSQQPRRVGQALARYSLATLVWYLTTQWFFGPAIIDRSFVISGGKCEQVVPQAEEGSASFHTLLTATACKAAGGAWRGGHDVSGHVFMLVLATAMLVFETIGAWRGAPDIDQGSKKSEDADRELNGPRKWSVWFVGAVTGLGWWMLLMTAIWFHTWFEKVFRPFDTLV is encoded by the coding sequence ATGGCATCACCAGACAAATCCCCTTCCACAACAATACCGCGGTTATACCAACCACCTACGACAGCCCTCCTTGTCTATCCTATTACCTTAATTATAGGATCGCTGTTTTCTGTTCTCTCTCCGACAGCACAGGGAACTCGAGATCCTCCCTCCGACCATCCGACTCCTCTAGCCCCTTCAATCGCTGCGGATGTAAACCTCCCCCAACACCCCGTCAATTACTTCGCCCGCAAGGACAATGTCTTTAATGTATATTTTGTGAAGGTTGGCTGGCTTTGGGTTACTGCGGCTTTCGCTTCCCTTCTATTCTCTCAACTCCCGTACACGACCACTTCCAGTCAACAACCGCGGCGGGTCGGCCAGGCGCTCGCTCGTTATTCTCTGGCTACCCTAGTTTGGTACCTGACTACACAATGGTTTTTTGGTCCGGCAATAATCGATCGCAGTTTTGTTATTTCGGGTGGGAAGTGTGAGCAGGTCGTCCCGCAGGCTGAAGAGGGTTCTGCCTCATTTCACACCCTGTTGACGGCTACCGCGTGCAAGGCCGCCGGTGGAGCATGGAGAGGCGGTCATGATGTAAGCGGACACGTGTTCATGCTGGTCCTTGCGACTGCGATGCTGGTATTTGAGACAATTGGAGCATGGAGGGGCGCTCCGGACATCGACCAGGGAAGCAAAAAGTCGGAGGACGCGGATCGCGAATTGAATGGGCCGAGGAAGTGGTCTGTATGGTTCGTGGGCGCAGTTACGGGCCTGGGTtggtggatgttgttgatgactgCTATCTGGTTCCATACGTGGTTTGAGAAGGTATTTCGCCCCTTTGACACGCTTGTTTAG
- a CDS encoding beta-glucosidase (beta-glucosidase-related glycosidases) encodes MKLGWIEVAALAAASVVSAKDDLAYSPPFYPSPWADGQGEWAEVYKRAVDIVSQMTLTEKVNLTTGTGWQLERCVGQTGSVPRLNIPSLCLQDSPLGIRFSDYNSAFPAGVNVAATWDKTLAYLRGQAMGEEFSDKGIDVQLGPAAGPLGAHPDGGRNWEGFSPDPALTGVLFAETIKGIQDAGVIATAKHYIMNEQEHFRQQPEAAGYGFNVSDSLSSNVDDKTMHELYLWPFADAVRAGVGAVMCSYNQINNSYGCENSETLNKLLKAELGFQGFVMSDWTAHHSGVGAALAGLDMSMPGDVTFDSGTSFWGANLTVGVLNGTIPQWRVDDMAVRIMAAYYKVGRDTKYTPPNFSSWTRDEYGFAHNHVSEGAYERVNEFVDVQRDHADLIRRIGAQSTVLLKNKGALPLSRKEKLVALLGEDAGSNSWGANGCDDRGCDNGTLAMAWGSGTANFPYLVTPEQAIQNEVLQGRGNVFAVTDSWALDKIAAAARQASVSLVFVNSDSGEGYLSVDGNEGDRNNITLWKNGDNVVKTAANNCNNTVVIIHSVGPVLIDEWYDHPNVTGILWAGLPGQESGNSIADVLYGRVNPGAKSPFTWGKTRESYGSPLVKDANNGNGAPQSDFTQGVFIDYRHFDKFNETPIYEFGYGLSYTTFELSDLHVQPLNASRYTPTSGMTEAAKNFGEIGDASEYVYPEGLERIHEFIYPWINSTDLKASSDDSNYGWEDSKYIPEGATDGSAQPRLPASGGAGGNPGLYEDLFRVSVKVKNTGNVAGDEVPQLYVSLGGPNEPKVVLRKFERIHLAPSQEAVWTTTLTRRDLANWDVSAQDWTVTPYPKTIYVGNSSRKLPLQASLPKAQ; translated from the exons ATGAAGCTTGGTTGGATCGAGGTGGCCGCATTGGCGGCTGCCTCAGTAGTCAGTGCCAAG GATGATCTCGCGTACTCCCCTCCTTTCTACCCTTCCCCATGGGCAGATGGTCAGGGTGAATGGGCGGAAGTATACAAACGCGCTGTAGACATAGTTTCCCAGATGACGTTGACAGAGAAAGTCAACTTAACGACTGGAACAGG ATGGCAACTAGAGAGGTGTGTTGGACAAACTGGCAGTGTTCCCAG ACTCAACATCCCCAGCTTGTGTTTGCAGGATAGTCCTCTTGGTATTCGTTTCT CGGACTACAATTCAGCTTTCCCTGCGGGTGTTAATGTCGCTGCCACCTGGGACAAGACGCTCGCCTACCTTCGTGGTCAGGCAATGGGTGAGGAGTTCAGTGATAAGGGTATTGACGTTCAGCTGGGTCCTGCTGCTGGCCCTCTCGGTGCTCATCCGGATGGCGGTAGAAACTGGGAAGGTTTCTCACCAGATCCAGCCCTCACCGGTGTACTTTTTGCGGAGACGATTAAGGGTATTCAAGATGCTGGTGTCATTGCGACAGCTAAGCATTATATCATGAACGAACAAGAGCATTTCCGCCAACAACCCGAGGCTGCGGGTTACGGATTCAACGTAAGCGACAGTTTGAGTTCCAACGTTGATGACAAGACTATGCATGAATTGTACCTCTGGCCCTTCGCGGATGCAGTACGCGCTGGAGTCGGTGCTGTCATGTGCTCTTACAaccaaatcaacaacagctaCGGTTGCGAGAATAGCGAAACTCTGAACAAGCTTTTGAAGGCGGAGCTTGGTTTCCAAGGCTTCGTCATGAGTGATTGGACCGCTCATCACAGCGGCGTAGGCGCTGCTTTAGCAGGTCTGGATATGTCGATGCCCGGTGATGTTACCTTCGATAGTGGTACGTCTTTCTGGGGTGCAAACTTGACGGTCGGTGTCCTTAACGGTACAATCCCCCAATGGCGTGTTGATGACATGGCTGTCCGTATCATGGCCGCTTATTACAAGGTTGGCCGCGACACCAAATACACCCCTCCCAACTTCAGCTCGTGGACCAGGGACGAATATGGTTTCGCGCATAACCATGTTTCGGAAGGTGCTTACGAGAGGGTCAACGAATTCGTGGACGTGCAACGCGATCATGCCGACCTAATCCGTCGCATCGGCGCGCAGAGCACTGTTCTgctgaagaacaagggtGCCTTGCCCTTGAGCCGCAAGGAAAAGCTGGTCGCCCTTCTGGGAGAGGATGCGGGTTCCAACTCGTGGGGCGCTAACGGCTGTGATGACCGTGGTTGCGATAACGGTACCCTTGCCATGGCCTGGGGTAGCGGTACTGCGAATTTCCCATACCTCGTGACACCAGAGCAGGCGATTCAGAACGAAGTTCTTCAGGGCCGTGGTAATGTCTTCGCCGTGACCGACAGTTGGGCGCTCGACAAGATCGCTGCGGCTGCCCGCCAGGCCAGCGTATCTCTCGTGTTCGTCAACTCCGACTCAGGAGAAGGCTATCTTAGTGTGGATGGAAATGAGGGCGATCGTAACAACATCACTCTGTGGAAGAACGGCGACAATGTGGTCAAGACCGCAGCGAATAACTGTAACAACACCGTTGTCATCATCCACTCCGTCGGACCAGTTTTGATCGATGAATGGTATGACCACCCCAATGTCACTGGTATTCTCTGGGCTGGTCTGCCAGGCCAGGAGTCTGGTAACTCCATTGCCGATGTGCTGTACGGTCGTGTCAACCCTGGCGCCAAGTCTCCTTTCACTTGGGGCAAGACCCGGGAGTCGTATGGTTCTCCCTTGGTCAAGGATGCCAACAATGGCAACGGAGCGCCCCAGTCTGATTTCACCCAGGGTGTTTTCATCGATTACCGCCATTTCGATAAGTTCAATGAGACCCCTATCTACGAGTTTGGCTACGGCTTGAGCTACACCACCTTCGAGCTCTCCGACCTCCATGTTCAGCCCCTGAACGCGTCCCGATACACTCCCACCAGTGGCATGACTGAAGCTGCAAAGAACTTTGGTGAAATTGGCGATGCGTCGGAGTACGTGTATCCGGAGGGGCTGGAAAGGATCCATGAGTTTATCTATCCCTGGATCAACTCTACCGACCTGAAGGCATCGTCTGACGATTCTAACTACGGCTGGGAAGACTCCAAGTATATTCCCGAAGGCGCCACGGATGGGTCTGCCCAGCCCCGTTTGCCCGCTAGTGGTGGTGCCGGAGGAAACCCCGGTCTGTACGAGGATCTTTTCCGCGTCTCTGTGAAGGTCAAGAACACGGGCAATGTCGCCGGTGATGAAGTTCCTCAGCTG TACGTTTCCCTAGGCGGCCCGAATGAGCCCAAGGTGGTACTGCGCAAGTTTGAGCGTATTCACTTGGCCCCTTCGCAGGAGGCCGTGTGGACAACGACCCTTACCCGTCGTGACCTTGCAAACTGGGACGTTTCGGCTCAGGACTGGACCGTCACTCCTTACCCCAAGACGATCTACGTTGGAAACTCCTCACGGAAACTGCCGCTCCAGGCCTCGCTGCCTAAGGCCCAGTAA
- a CDS encoding uncharacterized protein (predicted protein): MPSLNLNTPFQPLIEHAGTCGKGPANQPTISLNIPVAIVTGATSGIGADIARDLHSRGWKVACVGRRAQAGNDLVQSLGENARFYQADVSDYQSQAAVFRKVFRLWGRIDALCANAGVGDQSSLYLLNRRDKGVEDVPPEPDLSCTDINFKGVVYGTVLATHFMRHNRPEAGGRIVVTGSIGGIFPHRTYPEYSGTKAAVNQFVRGVAPVLKAKDNIHINCVLPGIVATPIVPPEMIEAVAPECRRISSATPSILPRLEQGNATNTEAPRRVPFPRAEVPDDTCVVNIHTRNSISGPST; encoded by the exons ATGCCGTCTCTAAACCTGAACACACCATTTCAACCACTGATCGAACATGCTGGGACATGTGGTAAAGGACCCGCCAATCAGCCGACAATCTCCTT GAATATTCCAGTTGCCATTGTAACAGGCGCGACT TCTGGCATTGGAGCCGATATTGCCAGGGACCTGCATTCACGTGGATGGAAAGTCGCCTGTGTTGGCCGCCGAGCCCAAGCCGGAAACGATCTTGTGCAGAGCCTGGGTGAGAACGCACGATTTTACCAAGCAGATGTCAGCGACTATCAGAGCCAGGCTGCTGTTTTTAGAAAGGTTTTCCGGTTATGGGGGAGAATTGATGCACTGTGCGCGAACGCTGGCGTAGGTGACCAGTCTTCGCTTTATCTCCTTAACCGGCGCGATAAAGGCGTCGAGGACGTCCCTCCAGAGCCGGACCTCTCCTGCACCGATATAAATTTCAAAGGTGTCGTATATGGCACTGTATTGGCAACGCATTTTATGCGGCACAACAGGCCCGAGGCGGGCGGAAGGATTGTGGTGACCGGCAGTATCGGGGGTATTTTCCCCCATAGAACGTATCCCGAATACAGCGGGACAAAGGCAGCAGTCAACCAATTTGTTCGTGGCGTTGCGCCAGTGTTGAAGGCCAAGGATAATATCCATATCAACTGTGTCTTGCCGGGTATTGTCGCCACGCCCATTGTTCCTCCTGAGATGATTGAGGCTGTGGCACCGGAATG TCGACGCATAAGCTCCGCGACACCGAGTATACTACCCCGGTTAGAGCAAGGAAATGCAACCAATACCGAAGCACCGCGTAGAGTACCGTTCCCCAGAGCCGAAGTGCCCGACGACACCTGTGTGGTCAATATCCATACTCGAAACTCTATATCTGGACCCTCAACTTAA
- a CDS encoding uncharacterized protein (predicted protein), with protein MVSTRHHPRDFPPPSTGKASSPSNNSNGTTNRWVHAPSTAIIIWLVVSVPVVIWDAGYVLLRPHSMPGNKLHFPIWIPYARYGAIDYIYGWPAFNARNGFPAAQTVLNLVECIGYIYYLWMVYRHGVSSSGGRGQRKTKKGLMWMLRTEKVVSGRTGATALLVAYSASLATLSKTVLYLLNEVFSGFDNIGHNDAITLISLWIIPKWASGLWIIFPGYNSYILGAEIVASLESAVPRQRVGRSKL; from the exons ATGGTTTCTACGCGACACCATCCCCGCGACTTTCCGCCTCCATCAACGGGAAAGGCCTCCTCGCCATCTAACAACAGCAATGGCACTACGAATAGATGGGTACACGCCCCATCGACTGCGATCATCATTTGGCTCGTCGTGTCAGTCCCGGTAGTTATCTGGGATGCAGGCTATGTGTTGCTCCGGCCGCATAGCATGCCAGGCAACAAATTGCATTTCCCTATCTGGATTCCTTATGCGCGGTATGGAGCAATCGACTATATCTACGGCTGGCCGGCGTTCAATGCTCGGAACGGTTTCCCAGCAGCACAAACAGTCTTGAACCTTGTGGAATGTATCGGGTACATCTATTACCTCTGGATGGTGTATAGGCACGGAGTCTCATCGTCGGGCGGTCGCGGGCAGCGCAAAACTAAAAAGGGGCTTATGTGGATGTTGAGGACCGAGAAGGTGGTCTCTGGACGAACTGGAGCCACTGCCCTTCTAGTCGCGTACAGCGCATCTCTTGCGACTCTCAGCAAGACTGTTCTCTACT TGCTGAACGAGGTTTTCTCCGGCTTTGATAATATAGGACATAACGATGCTATAACTCTGATCTCTCTGTGGATTATACCAAA GTGGGCCAGTGGTCTTTGGATTATTTTCCCTGGTTACAATAGTTATATCTTGGGCGCGGAAATCGTGGCTTCCCTTGAAAGCGCCGTGCCACGCCAGCGTGTTGGACGATCTAAGTTGTAG
- a CDS encoding putative C6 transcription factor (predicted protein), whose product MTTASNAKPPPTDPQSSPYPPEATASSRNFVPSFSRDQDEISWTSPQSTFSGIPNDDPRLALGVPPPVMIPPESDESPLASSAGLTLGHDDIALPDDIDTHSRASSRDPGSVQTGGDISTILEGGYDHHPDDGKGDSVNGEQRNEKPAWSEMKTKAGKERKRLPLACIACRRKKIRCSGEKPACKHCSRSRIPCVYKVTTRKAAPRTDYMAMLDKRLKRMEDRVIKTIPKEETRDMAAIGRSVVRPPQPGQASKSQKKRSADEAFANEMDEWARGERKASLDIFPMRRESKINDVTGLMTEGAEFLPSLEIQEHLAEVFFDCVYGQSYLLLHKPSFMRRLKARTVPPALILAVCAVSARFSTHPQLNSEPPFLRGENWANPAAAIALSRHDAPNITILTVFLLLGLHEFGTCHGGRSWSFGGQALRMAYALQLHNELDEDPLLSQTNGGGSQLSFTDREIRRRTMWACFMMDRYNSSGSQRPPIGNEKFIQIQLPIKESHFQMEIPGPTEDLDGNVPNPVPEDVGQLSNAKDNMGVSAYIIRAIVLWGRIVDYLNLGGKKKDVHPLWSPESGYTRLKRQIEEFSASLPSHLAFTYENLQIHAADRIANQFLFLHIIIHQNMLFLNQFAIPLSPGGRPPRDMPKAFLSNAGRAAVEAAHHISVLIDRASAYPLTVPFAGYCAYSASTVHIWGIFSKNSQLEARSKENLRHTYRYLNKMKKYWGMFHYMVESAKDRYRQFADAAIKGSVVTQNGSQISAMFQYGDWFDKYPHGVSRMHWEDPNAQKKNKTDEAVMSQKPDLQSVEDFFASLSPTPQPSVSGRQHSKKDSRGESLSDMGQPTSQPMVDINTPGMMNTPGAGFPQPALFNQARGQLYGQYPFDFPVPADQLPQLDRQFVYGSFGGLDPSTNFMPSENPPISTVNGSEPSPATAPDNSAIFPGQLDPNAPAGVGEYYQPSAWFLPFNLDPVSAGVGLDPSPAQVPGSGTPDMSTFNGGNMPMGTFDMGMASVNRGPQMNE is encoded by the coding sequence ATGACGACGGCCAGCAATGCCAAGCCGCCACCGACCGACCCTCAATCTTCCCCATACCCACCAGAAGCGACCGCCTCATCCCGCAATTTTGTCCCGTCATTCTCCCGAGACCAAGACGAGATCTCTTGGACCTCTCCCCAATCGACTTTCTCCGGTATACCGAACGATGACCCGCGCCTGGCTCTTGGGGTACCTCCACCCGTCATGATCCCGCCCGAGTCCGACGAATCCCCCTTGGCCTCCTCCGCAGGCCTCACCTTGGGGCACGACGATATCGCCCTTCCCGACGATATCGACACGCACAGCCGAGCCAGTTCACGCGACCCCGGGAGCGTCCAAACCGGAGGCGATATCAGTACTATTCTAGAGGGCGGATACGACCATCACCCCGACGACGGGAAAGGAGATTCCGTGAATGGTGAGCAAAGAAACGAAAAACCAGCGTGGAGCGAAATGAAGACAAAGGCTGGGAAGGAGCGAAAGCGCCTCCCCTTGGCGTGTATCGCATGTAGGAGGAAAAAGATTCGATGTTCGGGCGAGAAGCCCGCGTGCAAACACTGCTCGCGCTCGCGGATTCCCTGCGTATATAAAGTCACCACCCGGAAGGCAGCGCCTCGGACAGATTATATGGCAATGCTAGATAAACGGctgaagagaatggaagatcGCGTTATTAAGACCATCCCGAAGGAAGAGACGAGGGATATGGCAGCCATCGGACGATCCGTGGTTCGGCCTCCCCAACCAGGGCAGGCCTCGAAGAGCCAGAAGAAGCGGTCAGCCGACGAAGCTTTTGCGAATGAGATGGACGAGTGGGCTCGTGGAGAGCGCAAAGCTTCACTGGATATATTCCCAATGCGCCGGGAAAGTAAGATTAACGATGTAACTGGTTTGATGACTGAAGGGGCAGAATTTTTACCCTCGTTAGAGATTCAAGAACATCTAGCGGAAGTTTTCTTTGATTGTGTCTATGGGCAGTCTTACCTCCTGCTCCACAAACCCAGCTTTATGCGCCGATTGAAGGCCAGGACTGTTCCACCAGCTTTGATCCTGGCTGTTTGCGCCGTATCGGCTCGATTTTCAACTCATCCACAACTTAACTCCGAACCGCCTTTTCTACGCGGAGAGAATTGGGCAAACCCAGCCGCTGCAATAGCTTTAAGCCGCCACGACGCCCCCAACATTACTATTCTGACcgtcttcttgctgctggGTCTTCATGAGTTTGGAACTTGCCATGGTGGTCGAAGTTGGTCTTTCGGGGGTCAGGCGTTGCGGATGGCATACGCTCTTCAACTGCATAATGAACTCGATGAAGACCCGCTATTGAGCCAGACCAATGGTGGCGGGTCCCAGCTCAGCTTCACTGATCGGGAGATTAGAAGACGTACCATGTGGGCGTGCTTCATGATGGACCGTTATAACTCGTCTGGAAGTCAACGTCCACCTATTGGAAACGAAAAATTTATACAGATACAACTGCCGATCAAAGAGTCGCATTTTCAGATGGAAATCCCGGGACCAACGGAGGACCTGGATGGAAATGTTCCCAATCCAGTTCCGGAAGACGTTGGCCAGCTGTCAAACGCGAAGGACAACATGGGAGTGTCTGCCTATATAATTCGCGCCATAGTATTATGGGGGCGTATCGTGGACTATCTGAATctaggaggaaagaagaaggatgttCATCCACTGTGGTCACCCGAGTCGGGGTATACGCGCCTCAAACGACAGATTGAGGAGTTTTCTGCATCTCTTCCAAGCCATTTAGCATTCACTTATGAGAACCTCCAGATTCATGCGGCTGACAGGATCGCCAACcagtttctctttctgcatATAATCATTCATCAGAACATGCTATTCTTAAACCAGTTTGCCATTCCTTTATCACCGGGAGGGCGCCCCCCGCGGGATATGCCCAAGGCTTTCTTGAGCAACGCTGGACGGGCCGCGGTAGAGGCGGCCCACCATATCTCTGTGCTGATCGATCGCGCTTCAGCATACCCTCTTACCGTTCCCTTTGCTGGATATTGTGCATACTCAGCCAGCACAGTACATATCTGGGGTATCTTTTCCAAGAATTCCCAGCTCGAGGCTCGGTCAAAGGAAAACCTACGGCATACTTATAGATATCTaaacaagatgaagaaatatTGGGGTATGTTCCATTACATGGTGGAAAGCGCTAAGGATCGATACCGGCAGTTTGCAGATGCTGCGATTAAGGGGTCGGTTGTCACCCAGAACGGCAGTCAGATCAGCGCAATGTTTCAGTATGGTGACTGGTTCGACAAGTATCCTCATGGTGTGTCGAGGATGCATTGGGAGGACCCGAACGctcaaaagaagaataagaccGACGAAGCCGTGATGAGCCAGAAGCCCGACCTTCAAAGCGTCGAGGACTTCTTTGCCAGTCTATCCCCTACACCACAGCCCAGCGTGTCAGGCCGTCAGCATTCCAAGAAGGACAGCAGAGGCGAAAGTCTGTCTGACATGGGTCAGCCAACCTCTCAACCCATGGTTGACATAAACACTCCAGGGATGATGAACACACCGGGAGCCGGGTTCCCGCAGCCCGCACTGTTCAACCAAGCTCGTGGGCAACTGTACGGCCAGTATCCGTTCGACTTCCCCGTTCCAGCCGACCAACTACCCCAACTCGACCGACAGTTTGTTTACGGCTCCTTTGGCGGTCTCGATCCCTCCACCAATTTCATGCCATCGGAAAATCCGCCCATATCCACCGTAAACGGCTCAGAGCCCTccccagcaacagccccAGACAACTCCGCCATCTTCCCAGGCCAACTAGACCCCAACGCCCCCGCCGGGGTAGGCGAGTACTATCAACCAAGCGCCTGGTTCCTCCCCTTCAACCTAGACCCCGTCAGCGCAGGCGTCGGCCTCGACCCAAGCCCCGCACAAGTCCCCGGCAGCGGAACCCCGGATATGTCCACCTTCAATGGCGGGAACATGCCCATGGGCACATTTGACATGGGAATGGCGAGCGTGAATCGAGGACCCCAGATGAACGAATAA
- a CDS encoding putative vacuolar sorting receptor (Mrl1) (cation-independent mannose-6-phosphate receptor CI-MPR) yields the protein MKSLATSLLGFLLLLSAPHASVYAASDSKGSNALPPCVARSPTTGFYYDLNSISLSPPKTKDEKLRGNVRDESWHAKGHDYHANFTINVCAPVVENIKDVVGVDRARWQNVSAYYEKEGKVYSIGQQASEPFFRGRKLVLNYTDGSPCAGELIGNASRTKSTIMSFLCDRDAPAHQATASFVGTMDQCTYFFEVRSSAACGAVAPADGQGLGPAGVFGVIALIAVVAYLVGGCAYQRTVMHQRGWRQCPNYSLWAGMFDFVKSSITSRESTYVEHG from the exons ATGAAGTCGCTGGCTACGTCGTTGCTTggattcctcctccttctctccgcACCCCATGCTTCCGTCTATGCTGCCTCGGATTCAAAAGGCTCAAATGCCTTACCGCCCTGTGTGGCACGCTCCCCGACTACCGGTTTCTACTACGACCTGAATTCAATCTCTCTATCCCcaccgaagacgaaggaCGAAAAGCTTCGTGGAAACGTCCGCGATGAGAGCTGGCATGCCAAGGGTCATGACTACCATGCAAACTTCACGATAAACGTTTGCGCTCCGGTGGTGGAGAATATTAAAGATGTGGTGGGGGTCGACCGCGCAAGGTGGCAGAATGTCAGTGCATATTatgagaaggagggcaaGGTCTATTCTATCGG GCAACAAGCGTCTGAGCCATTTTTCCGGGGCCGCAAGCTGGTTCTGAATTACACTGATGGCTCACCGTGTGCTGGGGAACTTATCGGAAATGCCTCGCGCACCAAATCGACAATTATGTCGTTCCTTTGCGATCGCGACGCTCCAGCACATCAGGCGACCGCATCCTTTGTTGGCACTATGGACCAGTGCACATACTTCTTTGAAGTCCGAAGCTCTGCCGCCTGTGGTGCCGTCGCCCCGGCCGACGGCCAAGGCCTTGGCCCAGCCGGTGTATTCGGTGTGAT TGCATTGATCGCCGTCGTCGCGTACCTTGTTGGTGGCTGCGCTTATCAGCGGACAGTCATGCACCAACGCGGTTGGAGACAGTGCCCAAACTACAGTCTCTGGGCGGGCATGTTCGACTTTGTAAAA AGCTCAATTACATCGAGGGAGTCG ACCTATGTTGAACATGGGTAA